Proteins from one Candidatus Eisenbacteria bacterium genomic window:
- a CDS encoding DNA-directed RNA polymerase subunit alpha, protein MKWKALQMPERVTADESLATERYGRFVVEPLERGFGVTLGNALRRVLLSSLQGVAVTAVRILDDRVRHEFTSIPGVLEDVTDIVLNLKQVRFKHLGDGPRRGMFKAKGKTEVKAGGLEISTDIKVLNPDLHIATVNKDGALEMEIEVSAGRGYLSEEQHNTIMDRFGWVPVDSVFSPVTKVSYTVENTRIGQRIDFDKLVLDIWTDGSISPNDGLSMGAKVLRDHFNLFIRFEEKFEEEVEEVVDEEYNRVKELLERTVDELELSVRAGNCLRAAQIRTIGDLVQKTEPEMLQYRNFGKKSLKEIQDLISAMGLHFGMDVSRYLGTPRPRAAELEEEEETDLEHLEYEEEEADR, encoded by the coding sequence ATGAAGTGGAAGGCCCTTCAGATGCCTGAGCGGGTGACGGCCGATGAGTCGCTCGCGACCGAGAGGTACGGAAGGTTCGTGGTCGAGCCCCTCGAGAGGGGATTCGGCGTCACCCTGGGAAACGCGCTCCGGCGCGTTCTTCTCTCCTCGTTGCAGGGCGTCGCGGTCACTGCGGTGAGGATCCTGGACGATCGCGTCCGGCACGAGTTCACCTCGATTCCGGGCGTGCTCGAGGACGTGACCGACATCGTCCTCAACCTGAAGCAGGTTCGCTTCAAGCACCTCGGCGACGGCCCGCGGCGCGGGATGTTCAAGGCCAAAGGGAAGACCGAGGTGAAGGCGGGCGGCCTGGAGATCTCGACCGACATCAAGGTCCTGAACCCGGATCTGCACATCGCCACGGTCAACAAGGATGGCGCACTCGAGATGGAGATCGAGGTCTCGGCCGGCCGAGGCTACCTCTCGGAGGAGCAGCACAATACCATCATGGACCGCTTCGGCTGGGTGCCGGTCGACTCCGTCTTCTCGCCGGTGACGAAGGTGAGCTACACGGTCGAGAACACGCGGATCGGCCAGCGGATCGACTTCGACAAGCTGGTCCTCGACATCTGGACCGACGGATCGATCTCGCCGAACGACGGCCTCTCGATGGGGGCCAAGGTCCTCCGCGACCACTTCAACCTCTTCATCCGCTTCGAAGAGAAGTTCGAGGAGGAGGTCGAGGAGGTCGTCGACGAGGAGTACAACAGGGTCAAGGAGCTGCTCGAGCGCACCGTGGACGAGCTGGAGCTCTCAGTCCGCGCGGGCAACTGCCTGCGCGCCGCCCAGATCCGCACCATCGGCGATCTGGTCCAGAAGACCGAGCCCGAGATGCTGCAGTACCGGAACTTCGGAAAGAAGTCGCTCAAGGAGATCCAGGATCTGATCTCCGCCATGGGGCTCCACTTCGGGATGGATGTCTCCCGGTATCTGGGCACGCCGAGGCCAAGGGCCGCCGAGCTTGAAGAGGAAGAGGAGACGGACTTGGAGCACCTCGAGTATGAGGAAGAGGAGGCGGATAGGTAG
- a CDS encoding 50S ribosomal protein L17: MRHHRDHRQLSRTAEHRRALLRSLVTALFQYERIETTVAKAKETRRVAERMITYAKKNNIHSRRLVARVVQDDDVAKKLFDTITPWYATRQGGYTRILKTRRRLGDAGELAIIELVKSDEQKDADRKVRAARAEASAKAKEAKAKAKGEAEKVEEKTDEKAKEKAEAKAKKKAEAKTAEAKKVEKAEAKAPKAEVRETKAEKKPKTVEKPAAKKEAAKPKKEEPKKKGGGLLGRIRRKKEDS; this comes from the coding sequence ATGAGACACCACCGAGATCACAGGCAGCTGAGCCGCACCGCGGAGCACCGCCGGGCGCTTCTGCGCAGCCTCGTCACCGCGCTGTTCCAGTACGAGAGGATCGAGACGACCGTCGCGAAGGCTAAGGAGACCCGCCGTGTCGCGGAGCGGATGATCACCTACGCGAAGAAGAACAACATCCACTCGAGAAGACTGGTCGCGCGGGTCGTCCAGGACGACGACGTGGCGAAGAAGCTCTTCGACACGATTACCCCGTGGTACGCGACGCGCCAGGGCGGATACACGCGCATTCTCAAGACGCGCAGGCGTCTCGGCGACGCCGGCGAGCTCGCCATCATCGAGCTGGTGAAGTCCGACGAGCAGAAGGATGCCGACCGCAAGGTCCGGGCCGCCCGCGCTGAGGCGAGCGCCAAGGCGAAGGAAGCGAAGGCCAAGGCAAAGGGCGAAGCGGAGAAGGTCGAAGAGAAGACCGACGAGAAGGCCAAGGAGAAGGCCGAAGCGAAGGCCAAGAAGAAGGCCGAGGCCAAGACGGCCGAGGCCAAGAAGGTCGAGAAGGCGGAGGCGAAAGCTCCGAAGGCCGAGGTAAGGGAGACCAAGGCCGAAAAGAAGCCGAAGACGGTCGAGAAGCCGGCCGCCAAGAAGGAAGCGGCCAAGCCCAAGAAGGAGGAGCCCAAGAAGAAGGGCGGAGGACTTCTGGGCAGGATCCGGCGCAAGAAGGAAGACTCCTAG